One window from the genome of Alphaproteobacteria bacterium encodes:
- the coaE gene encoding dephospho-CoA kinase (Dephospho-CoA kinase (CoaE) performs the final step in coenzyme A biosynthesis.): protein MIVLGLTGSIGMGKSEAAKAFRRLGVPVFDADAEVHGLLGPGGRAVAAVEAAFPGVVAQGAVDRPALGGRVFADRAQLDRLEAILHPLVRLAQHRFMGRARAAAAKLVVNDVPLLYETGGERRCDYVAVVSAPACVQRQRVLARPDMSEEKFAAILAQQTPDREKRRRADFVIPSGAGKRVSLGHIRAIVAALSPAPRTAPGKPRRRVGRRALAGAKRPG from the coding sequence GGCATGGGCAAAAGCGAGGCCGCCAAGGCCTTCCGCCGGCTCGGCGTGCCGGTCTTCGATGCCGACGCCGAGGTTCATGGCCTGCTCGGCCCCGGCGGCCGTGCCGTGGCGGCGGTCGAGGCGGCCTTTCCCGGGGTGGTCGCGCAGGGCGCCGTCGATCGTCCGGCGCTGGGCGGTCGTGTCTTCGCCGACCGGGCCCAGCTCGATCGCCTCGAAGCCATCCTGCATCCCCTGGTGCGCCTGGCCCAGCACCGCTTCATGGGCCGGGCTCGGGCGGCGGCGGCGAAGTTGGTGGTGAACGATGTGCCGCTGCTGTATGAGACCGGCGGCGAACGACGCTGCGATTACGTTGCCGTAGTCTCGGCGCCGGCCTGCGTGCAACGCCAGCGCGTCTTGGCCCGGCCGGACATGAGCGAGGAAAAGTTCGCGGCCATCCTGGCCCAGCAGACGCCGGACCGGGAAAAACGCCGGCGCGCCGATTTCGTCATCCCCTCGGGTGCGGGAAAGCGGGTGTCGCTGGGCCACATCCGGGCTATAGTCGCGGCGCTCTCGCCTGCTCCGCGCACGGCGCCAGGGAAACCACGGCGCCGAGTGGGGCGGCGGGCCCTGGCGGGAGCGAAGCGCCCCGGCTAG